A stretch of the Agelaius phoeniceus isolate bAgePho1 chromosome 1, bAgePho1.hap1, whole genome shotgun sequence genome encodes the following:
- the ABITRAM gene encoding protein Abitram, whose protein sequence is MCLATLDNKCEGFLRVSRAGAGRGPGCRCWGRLPPSSRCAGGAGRAGPGMAEGAAGPGGAERYFTRWYKPDVKGRPCEDFCVLQHSNRICVITLAEAHPLLQSGKTIKNINYQISANCSRLQNKVSGKSKRGAQFLTELAPLCRISSSDGEEYTIYSCIRGRLIEVNENILSNPALLQEKPSTEGYIAVVLPKFEESKSITQGLLTQKEYEEVLMKRHSSAS, encoded by the exons ATGTGCCTGGCTACTCTGGATAATAAATGCGAAGGTTTCCTCAGGGTTTCCCGTgccggggcggggagagggCCGGGCTGCCGCTGCTGGGGCCGCCTCCCGCCGTCATCGCGctgcgccggcggggcgggtcgggccgggccgggcatggctgagggggcggcggggccgggcggcgccgAGCGCTACTTCACCCGTTGGTACAAGCCAG ACGTGAAGGGGCGGCCCTGCGAGGACTTCTGCGTGCTGCAGCACTCCAACAG aaTCTGTGTCATCACCTTGGCAGAAGCCCACCCTCTTCTTCAAAGTgggaaaacaattaaaaacattaattaCCAAATCAGTGCAAACTGTAGCAGACTTCAGAATAAGGTCTCTGGGAAGTCAAAAAGG GGAGCTCAGTTTTTAACAGAACTTGCCCCTCTGTGCAGGATATCTTCATCAGATGGAGAGGAATACACCATTTACAG TTGCATACGAGGGCGGCTGATTGAAGTGAACGAGAACATCCTTAGCAATCCTGCTCTTCTGCAAGAAAAG CCATCAACTGAGGGGTACATTGCAGTGGTTCTACCCAAATTTGAAGAAAGCAAGAGTATAACTCAGGGACTTCTGACGCAGAAGGAGTACGAGGAAGTTTTGATGAAACGCCACAGTTCTGCTTCATGA